In Nomascus leucogenys isolate Asia chromosome 3, Asia_NLE_v1, whole genome shotgun sequence, the genomic window ATTGAGAGGTTAGACGGCTTGGATTCTGTCATGAAGCTCCCGaatggcagagatgggatttaaACAGAAtgtttgactccaaagcccacTCCAAATACCAAGTTGTCTCGCATTTCTAGGATGTTTATCACCTCATCTTCTCTTCAGTGAAGTTTTAGAGTCTGATTACCATGAACTACTGGGCAACCACAGCCCACATGGACAAGAGATTGAGTTTCTGTTTCAGGAGGGCTCTCGGATAGGCAGAAGCTCTAAGGGGCAGTTTCCTTGGCCAGCGCTCCTTGAGGGGAAGGAGCCAGCATCTGCTTAGGCTTGGTTGATTCTCTCAGTGTGTGGTTTGGGTTAGGAAAATATCCCCCATCCCAAACCTCCGTATTTAGTCTCTAAGTGGGATGGGGCAGACAGAATCCACAAGCAGAAAGCTGGGAATACGGGGATTGAGAAAACAAGCCTTTGCTAATTTTAAATGTGAGACTCAGTCAGTCTAGACCAGATCctcctgttgcttttttttttttaatgactacactccccctttgtttttttctgtctctcattcTTTTCAACTTATTTCTTCAACTGCTGAACCTATAATATTGGATGTTTTCTATGTGTTCAGGCAACAACCCTTAAGAAATtggggtttttctgtttgttgggTTCCTGGGCAGGTAggtgtgaaagtgtgtgtgtgtgtgtgtgtgtgtgtgagagagagagagagagagagacagatgagGTGGATGTGGCAGACAGGtaggaaagaagacaaagaagatgGAGAGCCAGAAAGGAttgtcccattttttttttaatttttaaatttttttttttttttgagattgagtcttgctttgctggccaagctggagtgcagtggtaccatctcagctcactgcaacctccacctcctgggttcaagcaattctcctgcttcagcctcccttttagctgggactacaggtgcatgccaccacacccagctaatttttgtatttgtagtagagatggggtttcaccacgttggctaggcttgtctccaattcctgacctcaagtgatctgcccgcctcagcctcccaaagtgctgggattacaggtgtgagccaccgtgcccagggatttttttgtttttgttttttgtaatttcAAGCTTTCCCACCTCACCTCTACTAATTTCAGTGAGTAGGGCTCCTGTGGGTAACTAACTCACCTGGCCCCCAGTGCACACTGCAGGCTCATTCTCTCCCAGTGGCTTTGCCCAAATCCCTCTCCAAAGGCTCTTAAAACCAAGGAAGTGTTTCAACATTAAAACATGGGAGGTCTGTGTGCCCAGCCATCACAACACAGACCTCCACAGAAGCACCTTACAGCACAACTGTGGCCACTCTGGAAGCACCACAGAGGGCTCTAACCACACCCAGATTCCCTAACAGGGGTACGGTACTAAGTGGCCAAGACATGGAAGGCCTCTGCCTATGCCAAGGCCTTCTCACCCAAACAGTCACCTGTGTCCCTGTCAGCACAGAATTGTAGTCTGGGCTTTGGCTGGGAAGTGACAagagtcttattttttaatgtcatttgcCAATTAATTAGGGTTATACTTGAAATCACTGAAAAAAGGGAGAGGCACAAAATACACATCTGAAAACTTAAGATACCTTCAAGATACATTCTACCTGGTCTTTCATTCCCTGAACAGCATTTTCTcctgtaagaaagaaaatgaggtgaAATACCTCAAGTTCTGTGAGGAATATAGAAGTACTGTAACTCATTGAgagaataacttttaaaaaaatcaaagaaactgaTGGCAGAAGCCCAGCCCCCTCCTGATCCATGCCTTTAGAGGCATCTGCGTGGCCCACCTGGATTCTCAGGTGTGTGTGGGCTAAAAACAAGCCTGCCCACTAAGCCAGATCCCTTGGTCTGCCTGTAAATGGCATCCACCAGCTCAGCTAATCCTGGCTTCTCTGGGCCCCACTTGAGTGGACATGGTCATAAGCTTGCATGTTATTTGATCAAGTGCCACAGGCTTGATGGGGCTCCTGCTTATTAGTCATTCAAGgccataaacaaacaaacaccccaCAATGTGTTCCACACAAGCATTAGAAACAAGTGTTTAAGTttgatttatgtttaaaaaaaaaaaaactggcactGGATACAGGAGGCAGACTCCGTCCATCCTAACCCCAGTACAAGGGCTGTGTGAGAGACTGGTCTGGGAAAACCCCCAGAGAAGTTCCACCTCTCCGTCCCAGGCTCTggagggtcacacagccaggggGTGTCCCTGGTGGACTGTGTGCACCTCCATAACCAAGCCTTCCCCTGGCGACATGTCGTTTCTCCCTCCCTACTCCCCTCTCTGACCACTTAGAAGGTCCCTCTTTGGGACTGTGATTCCTGTTTGTGCCACGATTACTCAGGGCGCCCCATACTCACCCCTAGGTGGAGATGGAGCTTAAGGGTAGGGGGTTCCGTGCCGGAAAACCAGTGACCCCGGTAGGGAAGGGGAGGCCAAGAACTCAGCCACGCGCAGATGCTCCTAGAGGCTGAGCCCCCGGCGCACAGACCTAAgtcctttctccatctctctccgcGAGGCACGGAGAACCAAACACACTGGGAAGACAGCCAGACGGCGGCCACTGTCCTCCGTGACTCCGCGTCTAGGTTCGCTCTCCCGGGTGGATCCTGGCGCACGAACCCTGCAACCACTGGGCAAAGCGGCGAGAGAAAAAGACCCGAGCTCGGGATGCCGGACCGCGGGACTCGAGGCGACCGGAGCCAACTGTCCTGAACTATCCGCAGAACCTTATTCAGATCATGGTCACTCCCACCCCTATGAGCTAATAATGACAACTATTGACCCGCTATGCAAAACAGAGCTCGTCGGCCCAGCCTGTAGACAAGAGCCCAACTCCTCCTTGAATTACGGGTAAACTTCTGGAAGGAGCCCCACTCCTCCTCGAATTACCGATAAAATACTCTGGGCAAGTTATTATACACTTCGGTGTGCCTCtgcttctcatctgtgaaataaatgGGTGTGATAATAACAGTATTGTAGCACCTGGCGAGGAATCATGATACAATACAAAGTGATTGGCCACCCTGCACCCCCAAAGTTCCGTCTCGCTCCTAAACTACTCGTTGATTAACCTCGCAACAGTCATTGCATTTTGCAAGAATTTGGGGGACTCCACTTAACATAATTTAGGAGGGCGTGTGCACAGCGTTGTAGTGAGATTTAAGAGATTAAACTTCACAGCGATGGGCACAAGGTTTGGCACAACGATTAAGTGCAATAAATGgctattgttgttgttgatcATCCTCATCCCAGCTTCCATCGGGGCCCCGCTTCCCAGCCTGCGCAGGACACCTGCCCGGCACGCACAGAGGGGCGCTCACCTGGTCGGCGCCGGGGAGCCGTTGAGGGACGACTCGGAAGAAGACGCAGAGAGGCAGAGCGGCGACCGCCGAGTAGCCCCAGATGAGCGCCAGCAGCACTGCCCGCGCCCGCCGCCCGGGACCCCTCACGCCGCGCTGCAGGTGCACGATGCACACCATGCGCTCCAGGCTGACCGCGGCCAGCGTGAGGATGGTGACGCTGCCGCTCAGGGTCATCACGTAGAAGAGCAGGTGGCAGGCAACGGGGCCCAGCAGCCAGGCCTCAGTCCAGCGCACGGCCAGCACCAGAGGGATCGCGCTGATGAAGAGCAGGTCGGCGCAGAAGAGGTTGAGTACCAGGCAGGCACTCGCGCCACGGCGTCGTCGGCGCGCCACCAGCACCAGGGCGCACACGTTGCCCAGCAGTGACACTGCAAAGATGAGCGCCAGCACGGTTGTCTCCACTGCGGCCAGCACCAGCCGGTGGTCGCCCTTGACGTCGGAGAAGAAGGGAAAGCGGGTGCGGTTGGCTTGCTCCAGGCTGCGCAAGGGCGCGTCGCCCGCTGCCCGCGCGCATTCAGGGGACATTCCCGGCGCCTGGCGGCCAGCAGCAGTCTGAGAGAGTGCTCATCTGGGAGGCGACTGAGTGCCAAGgcggggaaagagggagggaggcggTTGCGACATCTCGACTCTGGCCCCCTCCCTTCTGAGGAGCGCCAGCACTGGGTGCAGGGAGCTGCGCCCGGGGCGCGCGGGAACGAGGAAGTGCCCGGCAACACTGGCCGCGAACACCACAGCTGGACGGGGAGGTGGCGGCCAAGGCGGAAGTCTCGCGCCCTCTGGCCATTTGAAAGTGTATCCAGAAGCCAGAAAACTCACTTAGCGAATTCCTGGAGCGCCCGCAGGGCCTGCCCAACCTCCTTCATCCTTCAGGGACACTGGATGTGCGAAGCCTTTTGTGAACGGATTTAgctaaaattgatttaaaaggGTCAGAGCTGGCCTTTGGAGATTATTTTGGCCTGTGTCGTTCAGGCTTTACTAAAAAGAAACTCCATGGGTCTGGAAGTACATCCTAAAGCAACTTGTAATGAGTCTGTATTTTTtgtgggggagagagggagtggAGATCTTTTATCACTACTTAATAACAGGTCTTTAGGTGGATTATCTACTCCCTCTACCCCagatttttaatctataaaatgggaataataataccccATTAGGTTATTGTGAGGCTCACCTAGAGTTTTGCACACTTGGCACACAATAATTACTCATTAAATGCTATCAAATGTTAGTTATTGTAACTAAAATGCATATACATTTTGCATTCTGAACAACGACATAAAATGCTTTCTTATAAAAAGGGTGAGTCCTTccaaattttttaataaacttgccATCCCAGGAAGACAGATATTTCAAGGCTGGCAGATTCACACACAAGCTATGAATGTTCCCCAGGTGCCACAGTTTGAGGAGCACTGGGCAATCCAGTCCTgttagagataaggaaactgaggcccagccag contains:
- the FFAR4 gene encoding free fatty acid receptor 4 isoform X1, which gives rise to MSPECARAAGDAPLRSLEQANRTRFPFFSDVKGDHRLVLAAVETTVLALIFAVSLLGNVCALVLVARRRRRGASACLVLNLFCADLLFISAIPLVLAVRWTEAWLLGPVACHLLFYVMTLSGSVTILTLAAVSLERMVCIVHLQRGVRGPGRRARAVLLALIWGYSAVAALPLCVFFRVVPQRLPGADQEISICTLIWPTIAGEISWDVSFVTLNFLVPGLVIVISYSKILQTSEHLLDARAVMTHSEITKASRKRLTVSLAYSESHQIRVSQQDFRLFRTLFLLMVSFFIMWSPIIITILLILIQNFKQDLVIWPSLFFWVVAFTFANSALNPILYNMTLCKNEWKKIFCCFWFPEKVAILTDTSVKRNDLSIISG
- the FFAR4 gene encoding free fatty acid receptor 4 isoform X2, encoding MSPECARAAGDAPLRSLEQANRTRFPFFSDVKGDHRLVLAAVETTVLALIFAVSLLGNVCALVLVARRRRRGASACLVLNLFCADLLFISAIPLVLAVRWTEAWLLGPVACHLLFYVMTLSGSVTILTLAAVSLERMVCIVHLQRGVRGPGRRARAVLLALIWGYSAVAALPLCVFFRVVPQRLPGADQEISICTLIWPTIAGEISWDVSFVTLNFLVPGLVIVISYSKILQITKASRKRLTVSLAYSESHQIRVSQQDFRLFRTLFLLMVSFFIMWSPIIITILLILIQNFKQDLVIWPSLFFWVVAFTFANSALNPILYNMTLCKNEWKKIFCCFWFPEKVAILTDTSVKRNDLSIISG